One genomic window of Sodaliphilus pleomorphus includes the following:
- a CDS encoding threonine aldolase family protein encodes MLRFESDYMEGCHPAILRRLQEINLDKNVGYGLDPYCESARSKICQACGTPDAQVHFLVGGTQTNMLVIDAMLRYNDGIIALETGHINVHESGAVEACGHKVMPVKGRDGKYDIDALEQWLKAFYEETTAVGIEHYVMPRALYLSHPTELGTLYTRRELMRLRELCDQYGLYLYLDGARLGYGLMAQGGDLTLPDIARYCDVFYIGGTKVGALMGEAVVVTNPNIELTRGLIKHRGAMLAKGWLLGVQFDTLFTGDLYLKISRNAVDQAMRLRRGMELKGYKAYIDSPTNQQFFVMSNNKMEELAQKAAFDYITPAGDGHSVVRFATSWATTSEQVDALLSLL; translated from the coding sequence ATGCTGAGATTTGAAAGTGACTATATGGAAGGCTGCCATCCTGCTATCTTGAGGCGGCTGCAAGAAATCAACCTCGACAAGAACGTGGGCTACGGGCTCGACCCCTATTGCGAGAGTGCCCGCAGCAAGATATGCCAGGCCTGCGGCACCCCCGATGCACAAGTGCACTTCCTGGTGGGCGGCACGCAGACCAACATGCTGGTCATCGATGCCATGCTGCGCTACAACGACGGCATCATCGCCCTCGAGACCGGGCACATCAACGTGCACGAGAGCGGCGCCGTCGAGGCTTGCGGCCACAAGGTGATGCCTGTGAAGGGCCGCGACGGCAAGTACGACATCGATGCGCTCGAGCAGTGGCTCAAGGCTTTCTACGAGGAGACCACCGCAGTGGGCATCGAGCACTATGTGATGCCGCGCGCCCTCTACCTGAGTCACCCCACCGAGCTGGGCACCCTCTACACGCGTCGCGAGCTCATGCGCCTGCGCGAGCTGTGCGACCAGTACGGCCTGTATCTCTACCTCGACGGCGCCCGCCTGGGCTACGGGCTCATGGCCCAGGGGGGCGACCTCACGCTGCCCGACATTGCCCGCTACTGCGACGTCTTCTACATAGGAGGCACCAAGGTGGGAGCGCTAATGGGCGAGGCTGTCGTCGTCACCAATCCCAATATCGAGCTCACACGCGGCCTCATCAAGCACCGCGGCGCCATGCTGGCCAAGGGCTGGCTGCTGGGTGTGCAATTTGACACGCTCTTCACTGGCGACCTCTACCTGAAGATATCGCGCAACGCTGTCGACCAGGCCATGCGCCTGCGCCGCGGCATGGAGCTGAAGGGCTACAAGGCCTATATCGACTCGCCCACCAATCAGCAGTTCTTCGTCATGAGCAACAACAAGATGGAGGAACTGGCCCAGAAGGCAGCCTTCGACTACATCACCCCGGCCGGCGACGGCCACAGCGTGGTGCGCTTTGCCACCTCGTGGGCCACTACCAGCGAGCAGGTCGATGCCCTGCTAAGCCTGCTGTAG
- a CDS encoding metallophosphoesterase family protein, producing MKQLIVIVLCLVEALASLQGMAATRPDILVFTDPHLMAPALVRKQGQAVQALARSDMRMIVQSDTIVAELVRQALAAKPRLVLVTGDLTKDGELVSHKRFIAHLDKLRKAGIKVLVIPGNHDINSPYGRYYDGASTSPAQGVSPDEFARLYSNCGYGAGSRRDTASLSYACEPLPGYVVIGIDSNRYADNRLKSRGDSVDSRPSAGRIKASTLEWVCDQARQATAAGKHVIAMMHHHVVEHFDKEANFLSPYMVAHPESDRQQLLAAGIHTIFTGHLHVSDIARDYNSDRTDSITEVATGSLCTYPLHYRLVRLHGGKASITTRTIKQVPGCPDLQAQARAQVEQAVPSLVDGLARKGYKKLQGAMGHLSGIMGLLGGGTQLAASDPAPFLKIVHEQYDAVGKQAYLIFLEGNEGRNKQSKAVTSRLESGITGVLNASMPGMGGLLESIQGFIKENALPEFDNLLRSFMEDRNHCGTDREVVVDDLATTLPL from the coding sequence ATGAAGCAACTCATAGTCATTGTGCTATGCCTCGTCGAGGCTCTTGCCTCGCTGCAAGGCATGGCAGCAACCAGGCCCGACATCCTGGTTTTCACCGACCCTCATCTCATGGCCCCGGCGCTGGTCAGGAAACAGGGACAGGCTGTGCAAGCCCTGGCCCGGAGCGACATGCGCATGATCGTGCAGAGCGACACCATCGTGGCCGAGCTCGTGAGGCAGGCACTCGCCGCCAAGCCCCGGCTGGTGCTTGTGACCGGCGACCTCACCAAGGACGGCGAGCTTGTGAGCCACAAGCGCTTCATTGCCCACCTCGACAAGCTGCGCAAGGCTGGCATCAAGGTGCTGGTGATACCGGGCAACCACGACATCAACAGCCCCTACGGGCGCTACTACGACGGCGCATCGACCTCGCCTGCCCAGGGAGTGAGCCCCGACGAGTTTGCACGGCTCTACAGCAACTGCGGCTACGGTGCGGGCTCGCGGCGCGATACAGCCTCACTGAGCTATGCCTGCGAGCCACTGCCAGGCTATGTGGTGATCGGCATCGACAGCAACCGCTATGCCGACAATCGGCTCAAGAGCCGTGGCGACAGCGTCGACTCGCGCCCCAGCGCCGGACGCATCAAGGCCTCGACGCTCGAGTGGGTGTGCGACCAGGCCCGCCAGGCCACAGCGGCCGGCAAGCACGTGATAGCCATGATGCACCATCACGTGGTAGAGCACTTCGACAAGGAGGCCAACTTCCTGAGCCCCTACATGGTGGCGCACCCCGAGAGCGACCGGCAGCAGTTGCTGGCGGCCGGCATTCACACCATCTTCACCGGTCACCTGCACGTGAGCGACATTGCCCGCGACTACAACAGCGACCGCACCGACTCGATTACCGAGGTGGCCACCGGCAGCCTGTGCACCTACCCGCTGCACTACCGCCTGGTGAGGCTGCACGGCGGCAAGGCCAGCATCACCACCCGCACTATCAAGCAGGTGCCAGGCTGCCCCGACCTGCAGGCACAGGCCAGGGCTCAAGTTGAGCAAGCCGTGCCCAGCCTCGTCGACGGCCTGGCCCGCAAGGGCTACAAGAAGCTGCAAGGCGCCATGGGGCACCTGTCGGGCATCATGGGCTTGCTGGGCGGCGGCACGCAGCTGGCAGCAAGCGACCCGGCGCCGTTTCTCAAGATCGTGCACGAGCAGTACGATGCCGTGGGCAAGCAGGCCTACCTCATCTTTCTCGAGGGCAACGAGGGCCGCAACAAGCAGTCAAAGGCAGTGACAAGCCGCCTCGAGAGCGGCATCACCGGTGTGCTCAACGCCTCGATGCCCGGCATGGGAGGCCTGCTCGAGTCGATACAAGGCTTCATCAAGGAAAACGCGCTGCCCGAGTTCGACAACCTGCTGCGCAGCTTCATGGAAGACCGCAACCACTGCGGCACCGACCGCGAGGTGGTGGTCGACGACCTCGCCACTACCCTGCCGCTGTAG